The genomic interval GCCGTACGTGATTCCGTGAACGATCTCACCGGTAACGGTCGAATAAAGCGGCAACTTCGGCTCGGCCGGTCGCACATCGACCAACGCATGACGAAGTTCGTCGAGGATGGGATCCATCATTGGACTGTGATAAGGCACCTCAACATCGAGAAGTTTATTGAAGATCTCGTCGCAGGTGAGCTCTGCTGCGATATCGGAGATCGTGTCCGCGTCACCTGCAATCGTGACGTTGCTGGGTCCGTTGACCGCCGCGACGGAGACTTTGTCGCTGCGATCTCCGATCCGACTCAGCACTTGCTCTTTGCTAAGTCCCACTGCCAGCATTGAACCGGTGCCCTTGCACGTCGCCTGCAATCGGCTGCGGTGATAACAAACCGTCATCGCATCACGCAGCGACAACGCTCCTGCAGCGTAGGCAGATCCCAACTCACCGACGGAATGCCCCACCACCGCACCTGGACGAATTCCGGCGTCCTTGAGAACGGCAAGCAATCCGATTTGGATCAAGAAATTACAGGGTTGAGCAAACTCCGTTCGTGTGATCTGCGAGGACGCTTCATCCTTGAGCATCTCCTGCAGTGCGGAGAAACCAGCAATATCAACGAAGACGGAATCCGCTTCATCGACCGCTTGTCGATAAACAGGCTCTGACTGGTAAAGCTCCTGTCCCATCGCCCACCACTGTGGTCCCATGCCTGTAAAGACAAACACCGGCTCACGTTTTCCCTGAAAGGGCTCGGTGTCACGGACGACGTTCTCGTGATCTTCGCCTTTCGCCAAAGCGTCCAATCCGGCGATTAGTTGAGCGCGGTCGTTGCCCATGACCACTGAACGAGAGGAAAGATGGGCTCGGTGAAATGCTGCGGTGTGTAGAAAATCGATCAGGTCAACATTCGTGTCGCGGAGCAACTCGGCGTACTTGCCAGCCAACGCCGTAACGGCCGCATCGCTGCGTGCGGAGATGGGCAGCATGTGCGGCATGCTCTTGCAGATCGTGTCTGCCGGGCTGGCCACTAAGCTGGACGCGGATCGTGGCAAGTCGGACGCCGGCGGAGCGGCCTCCAGGATCACGTGCGCGTTGGAACCTCCATACCCGAACGAATTGACGGCCACTCGCAGCGGCCCATGCTCGTCCCCAACACTCATCATTTCATCCGACAGGCGAACGTTCCACTCGTCCGCTGGTATTCCAGGATTAGGAGTCTCCAGGCTTGCCAATGGTGTGGCCTGTTGATTCAGCACCGTCAGAGTGGCTTTGATGATCCCCGCCACACCGGCCGCCGCTTCCAAGTGTCCGATATTGCTCTTGATGGAACCGACGACGACAGGGCCACGATTCTTTTCTCGACGCGCCCTTCCATAGACAGCACCGATGGCCTTCGTCTCGGTGGGGTCGCCAATCGCCGTCCCTGTTCCATGACACTCGACATAATGGATCGATGCCGGATCAATCTGGTTCCGCAGGCAAACGTCCTCGATCAACTCACGTTGAGCATCGCCACTGGGCATGGAGATTCCTGGCGTTCGACCGTCTTGGTTGATACCGGTCGCGATCACTGTCGCCAAGATCGGATCACCGTCCTGGATCGCTTGATCCAGTGGCTTGACCAACACGATACCAGCACCTTCGCCACGCCCGTAACCATCGCCGCGCGAGTCAAACGATTTGCACTGGCCATCACGTGACAGAAAGGCTCCCTTGCACATGCCCATCGGATACTCGGGACGAAGCATCACATTCGATCCGCCCACGATCGCCATCTCACCATCACCACGCCAGAGATCTTGGCAAGCGACGTGAAACGCCACTAATGACGATGAGCAGGCAGTATCGATGGACAGGCTGGGACCGCGAAAGTCAAACGTATGCGAGATGCGATTGGACAACATCGTCATCATCATTCCCGCAGCGGTGTTCTGATTGATCGCAGAACGATTGGAAGCGGACATCTGCGTGATCATGTGATCGAGCATGAATCCGCCAACATAGACTCCGACTTTTCGTCCGGAGTATTGCGGCAAAATCATCCCCGAGTTCTCGAACGCTTCCCAAACGACCTCAAGAAGCAAACGCTGTTGCGGGTCCATGTTTTCAGCGTCACGCGGAGATATCCCAAAGAACCCCGCGTCAAATTGCTGAACGTCGTGCGTGAGAAAGCCGCCGCGTCGAAGGTATGACTTTCCCTTTGCGATCGCGTTGGACGAGTAGTATCGATCGACCGTCCATCTGTCCGGAGGGACGGTGTCGATCGCGCTGAAACGATTTTTCAGTGCGTTCCAAAGTGCCTCGATGCTTTCAAGTCCTTTGGGAAAACGACAGGCCATGCCCACGATTGCGAGCGGCTTCCTTGTTTTATCTGACATCAAGTCCTCGGCGCATTCCTATCATCGGAGAGTGCAAATGAATCCATCGGTTCCGGGAAAAAAGTTCCGGAACTTCATCTGAAATCAAGTGCGACCGTTGACCGGAGCACGGGGACAGCCAAGAAACGACCGTCATGAGAGAATTCACGATCGCGGTGATCGAGCGTCGGCGCAATCCGCGCAATCGTTACGCGAAGGGAGGGAAACAGGTCCCAGAGTGACGAAGAACTTTTCTCGGAATCGACCGATTCAGATTTCCTCGGACATGGCCGGAGTCCAATCCATCGGCGGAGGCGAATCAATAACGATGGGCTCCGCGTGTGAAACCTCCGACATCAACACCGTCGGAGTTCCACGCGACCATCCTCCACCCAGTGAGCGAAACAGCTCAATCAGATTGCTCGCGATCTGTCCCTGGGCGATCGCCAACTGGTCTTGCTGAATCAACACCTGTGACTGCAGAACGTACACTCGCCCGAAATCGATCGCTCCTTCGGAATACAACGTTTCGGATTTCTCAACCGCGTCGGACGCGCCTCGGACGGACTGAAACAATGAATCCGCGCGATCGAAACTCAGGATGAATGCCACCTGTGCGTCCTCGGCCTCCTGAGTCGCTTTCAACACCGATGCGTGGTACGCATTGCACATCGCTCTGAAAGCAGCTTTCTCGGCAACGACATTGTTCTTGATCCGACCGTAGTTGAGCAGGTTCCAACTGAAGTTCGGTGAGATGGCTGCCGTGTGTCCCGCCGAACTGATCAAATCACCAAAATCCTCGGCTGCAAATCCCAGATTGCCGGTCAAACTGATGTGTGGATAAAACTCCGATTCCGCGATGCCGATTCGAGCCGACTGTGCCGCTAACTCACGTTCGGTTCGTCGAACGTCAGGACGTCGACGCAGTAGGTCCGCCGGAATACCAAACGCCAGATTGTGAGGCGGATGCGGAATCTGACCGGTGAAGCCGATTTCGTCCATCAGATCCGCAGGAGGACGGCCAAGCAACACGCAGAGACGATGGTTGGCCTTTCGACGGGCAATCTCCAATGACGGTAATACGGCTTCGGTCTGTCCCACGTTCGTCTCTGCTTGTGCAATGTCGAGCCCCGTTGCCAGACCGGCCTGCTTCTTTTTCTCCGCCAACTCCAACGTACGCCTTTGCACCGCAAGATTCTTTTGGGCGATCGCCATGCGGTTCTCAAGTGTTCGTATCTCGACATATGCCTGAGCAACCTCTGCCAACATCAACACCCGTGCTTCATCATAGGCGGCGCAAGTCGCATCCAGACTCGCGTCGGCAGACTCAACCGCTCGTCGATACCTGCCCCAGAAATCCAGCTCCCAAGCAGCGTTGAGTCCCACCGTCCAACTATCCGGAAACAGATTGGGCTGAAAGACACCTGGAAAGGCAAAGAAGTTGGGCGTTACCGAACTGAGCCTGGACTTGCTGTACACGCCGTCCAGTGATTGCGACTGTGGAAACAGATTTCCGGACGCGATGTCTCGACGCGCGCGTGCCTCAATGATCCTCTCCCCCGCTTCTCGTAGCGTAAAATTCTGGTGCAGCGACTGCCCGATCAAGTTTTCGAGAACGGGATCGTTGAAATGGCTCCACCAACTCCCAAGCTGAGCCGGCTCACCCTGTGACCGAACGTGGTCCGACATCGACCAGTTCGGAGATACCGGAGTCGCAGGTCGATGGTAGTTCGGACCGACCATGCAACCGCCCAGCAGAACCATCGACAGGGCACCCAATGCCAGCAAAGTGCCAGCAAGAGATGCATTCGTCTTAGTCGGTATTGCAAGCATGAGCGTCGGATTCCGTCCCGAATGTTTTTGTCGATCAACCGCTATTCTCAGATTCTTCGACACAACGGAATTCGAAACGCCAATTCGTGCAGCGTAAAACGCGCAACCCGCACCAGCGGAAATCCTTGACAGCACCGCTCCGTGAGCACCGTCAACAACGATTGACGCACCCTGTAATGGAATTCGCCCGAATTCCCCGCCCCATCGCATTTCTGGCGAAAACCACTTCGCCAGATCAAGGATGCTGCGTTACGTGCGACTCGACGACTTGAGTTCTCCCCCGCTAGCTCAACGTTGCGAATGAGCGACCAGCGATTGACGGGCAACCGAGATGGGCACGGTCATCCGTTTGCGATCCAGAAAAAACGACAACTCCTGATATCCCACGGATTCGAGCAAGTCCATCGCGTCCAAGTAGCCGTCGCCGACTCGGCCCGGTTCGTGTGCATCCGCTCCGATCACCACGGGGATCCCACGCTGCAGCATTTCACTCAGCATGGCAGGAAAAGGATTCATTTCTTGGATGCGTTTGTTAACGCCAGATGTGTTCAACTCCATCGCCAATCCCGTCTTTGCGATTCGATCGAGCGTTCTGCAAATCTCTGGCAAGATTCGCTGTGGGTCCCAGGCTTCCGCCGTTTGATTCTTGATCAAGTCCGGGTGCGAGATGCAATCGAACAGCCCTGTCTCTGCTGCGTCCGCGAGTCTGCGGAAATAGTTGACTTGATTCTCAAACGGATCATCCAGCCAGTACTTCGCTACGTACTCGGGGACTTGAGGGTGAACCGATCCGATCACGTAGTGAAACGCGTTCTCGCTGATCTGCTTTTCCAAGAACGATTCGTAGCCCGGAAAGAAATCGGCTTCGATCCCCATCCGCACATCGACCCGCCCCGCCCATTGCTGCTTAGCCGCTTCGATGATCTCGACGTATTGGTCAAACTCATCCAGTCCCATTCGCACGTGAGCGGAGAAACCGTCGGGCATCGGATTGTGGCAAGTAATCGTCAAACCTTTCAGACCGCGCTGAAAAGCCACCGCGGCGTACTCCGTCGGCATCCCAGTGGCGTGCTTACACAGCGGCGTGTGAGAATGCGTCTCGTAAAGACACGGCTGAATAAGATTCGACTCAATGATGGGGTCGTCTGAAGTCATGCTAGATCGATGCGTTGTGTCGTGTTCGGTGAGCGGGTGAGCGTCCACCAGCAGTCTAACGGCACGTCCAATCGCGAAAAGGGCAGGGTCGTCTCCTTGAGCGATAGCTGAGCGTTGAGTGAGCCAATAGACGTAAGAAAGCGTCCCGCTCAACGTAGATCCGCCCCAGGCGTTTGGCGGTGTCATACGCCCTGAGCCGCTGGCCGTCAGGCCACGGGTCTTGCGCACTGGAATGGACGCAGATTGGCAAGAAAACAGCCTGCGCATATCAGCCGCAACGCGATAGCGTCCGGTTCTCCGCCTGTAATCGGGAACCGGACGCTATCGCGTTCCGGCTAACGAACAATCTGGGCCAGCGAGTGATTTATCTTGCGATCCATTGTTTGCGTGACGAATCTCCGTCAACTGCCTCATTGCCGTAAAGGTGCACCGGCGAGCAAAAAAGTAGAGCTTGCGGATGGATATCCGCCAATCAACTACACCGGCGAGCGTCCTTGGGTTAAAGTGTTTGCGGGTCAAGAAAAACTTCAAATTGCACCGACTTGCGAAGAGTGTATCACCATGAACCGGACTTCTTTTCTTCATAATTCTATGCTTCGAGTCCTCGCGTTTTTGTTTGCCGTCAGCAATCTTTCTGGCACGACGATATCGGCTCAAGACGAGCTGCCGGCGACGCCCAAACGCGACGGCGTCAAGCCTCGTAACGTCGTTTTCGTGCTGACCGATGACCACCGCTATGACGCCATGGGATTCATGGGGCACCCGTTCTTGGAGACGCCACACTTGGACTCCTTGGCATCCAACGGCGTGCACCTCAAGAACGCGTTTGTCACCACCTCGCTTTGTTCACCCAGTCGGGCGTCGATCCTAACGGGCTTGTACACGCACAAGCACCGAGTGATCGACAACAACCGGAACGTTCCCGACGGAACGCTATTCTTTCCACAGTACTTGCAACGCGCCGGATACTCGACTGCGTTCATCGGCAAGTGGCACATGGGCGGCCACCACGATGACCCGCGTCCAGGATTCGATCATTGGATCAGCTTCCGTGGCCAAGGAAACTATCTGCCTCCAGGGCCGAACTACACACTCAATTTCAACGGCAAACGAGTCAAGCAGAAGGGCTACATCACCGATGAGTTGACCGACTACGCGGTGGAGTGGTTGCAGGCACAGCAAAATAGCGACAAGCCGTTCTTTCTGTACCTTTCCCACAAGGCTGTCCACTCGAACTTCACTCCCGCCGAGCGGCACGAGAATCGGTACGCCGATGCCGACCTGAGTTTCTTGCCACGTGGCAAAGACATCTCAGCCGAAAAGGACGCGCCACGATGGGTACGCGACCAACGCAACAGTTGGCACGGGATTGATTTCTCCTATCACAGCGATAAAGGTCTCGACTACTTGTACCGCCGCTACTGCGAGTCACTGCTGGCTGTCGACGACAGCGTCGGTCGCGTTCTGGATCAACTCAAGAAAATGGGGATCCACGATGAAACCCTCGTCATCTACATGGGCGACAACGGTTTCATGTGGGGCGAACACGGCTTGATCGACAAACGTGTCTCCTATGAAGCCTCCATTCGTGTCCCGATGATGATGCAGTGTCCTGAGCTCTACGAAGGCGGCAAGGTGGTGGAGAAAGTGATTGGCAACATCGACATCGGCCCGACCATCATGCACGCCGCAGGAATCGAGACGCCGAAGTACATGGACGGTCGCAGTTTCCTGGAATTGCCCAACCATCCCGAAATGGATTGGCGTGACTACTTCTTGTACGTTTACTACTGGGAAAAAAACTTCCCACAATCACCAACCCAGTTTGCGTTGCGTGGCGATCGATTCAAGTACATCACGTACTACGGTTTGTGGGACGTCGACGAGCTTTATGATCTGAAATCCGATCCAGGCGAAATAAACAACCTGATCAACAACGCTGAGTACCAGTCGGTGGCCAAGGAGATGGAAGAACGCTTGTACCAGATGCTGGGCGACGCTGGTGGAATGGACATCCCAATGAACCAGCCGGCTGGCAAATCCATGAACTTACGTTGGAGAGAGAAGGGCGGTGAGGAAGCGGCTGATTTTCCGCAATCCATCGTCGTGGACGAACCGACCAACAAACAAGCAAAGTAGCTGATCACCTATCCGCATTGTTTTTTCTTTCCTCTCTATTCAACATTCGCATCCGTGAAGCCCAAAGTCTTTTTAACCCGTCAACTGCCTCCCGAGCCCATGAAGCGTCTCGCCGAACAGGCGGACCTGACCGTGAATCCACACGATCGGTACCTCACGAAGGCGGAGATCATTGACGGCATTCGCGGCGTCGATGGCTTGCTCTGCTTGCTCACCGACACGATCGACGGAGAGATCATGGACGCGAATCCGGATTTGAAAGTGATCGCAAATTTTGCCGTCGGCTACAACAATATCGATGTCGCCGCGGCCACACAGCGAAAGATCCCCGTCACCAACACGCCCGGCGTCCTGACCGACTCCACGGCCGACATGGCATGGGCGCTCTTGATGGCTGCAGCTCGTCGGGTGGCCGAAGGAGACCGATTTGTACGCACACGTCAGTGGGGCGGCTGGGGGCCGTTGCAGTTCATGGGGACAGAAGTCACCGGGGCAACGCTCGGCTTGATCGGAATGGGCCGAATCGCACAAGCCGTTGCGAAGCGTGCCGCCGGTTTCAACATGCCGGTCATCTATTGGAACCGAACGCGACTGAGCGCAGCCGACGAACAACGCTTGGATGTTCAATACCGCAGCTTCGATGAAGTGCTTCGTAGCAGCGACTACGTTTCCATCCACGTCGCTCTGTGCGATGAAACGCGTCACCTGATCGGCCGACGCGAACTGAGTTTGATGAAACCCACCTCAACCATCATCAACACCGCTCGCGGCCCGGTGATCGACGAAAAAGCGTTGGTGGTCGCATTGCAAGACGGAACGATTCAATCGGCCGGTCTGGACGTCTACGAAAACGAACCGCAGTTGGAGCCAGAACTGTACGACATGGACAACGTCGTCATCGCCCCCCACCTCGGCAGCGCGACCGTCGCCACGCGAACCAAGATGGGAAACATGGCTGTCGAAAACTGCCTCGCAGTGTGCAACGGCAACCGACCGCCCAATCTCGTCAACCCTGACATCTATGCTTGAATCACTTTCGGGCCTGCTGGCGTTCACACCAATCCTGGTGGTCGGCATTCTGCTGGTCGGCCTACGCTGGCCGGCGGCGAAAGCCATGCCGCTGGCCTACCTGAGCGTCGTCTTACTAGGAGCGTTTGTGTGGCGGATAGAATTTGCCCAGATCGCAGCGGCTTCGCTGGGCGGATTGGTCGTCACCGCACAATTGTTGTTCATCATTTTCGGCGCGATCCTGTTGCTCAACACGCTCAGTGAAAGCGGTGCGTTGGCTGTCATCCGGCGCGGCTTTACCGACATCTCGCCCGACCGGCGGGTGCAAGTCATCATCATCGCATGGCTGTTCGGATCGTTCATCGAAGGCAGCGCGGGCTTCGGAACTCCCGCCGCCGTTTGCGTTCCGCTGCTGGTCGGCCTCGGGTTTCCCGCCAAATCGGCCGTCGTCAGCGGAATGCTGATCCAGTGCACGCCCGTCTCCTTTGGTGCCGTGGGCACGCCGATCCTGGTGGGAGTCAACAACGGGCTATCGGGCAAATCGATCGTGACGCAGTACGCAAGCCAAACCTTGGGACTCGACCCAAGTGACCTGACCACGATCCTGCACACGATCGGCGCCCGTGTCGCGCTCACTCATGCCATCGTGGGGACGTTGATTCCATTGATCTTGGTTTGTGTCATGACACGGTTCTTTGGCCCACAGCGTCGCCTTGCCGATGGACTGCGTGTCTGGCGTTTCGCACTTTGTGCAGCCGTGGCGATGACGATCCCATCGGCGTTGATCGCTCGTTTCCTCGGCCCTGAGTTTCCTTCGCTGCTGGGGGCGCTGGCGGGATTGTCCATCATGATCCCGATCGCGAAACGAGGTTGGTTGCTGCCGAATGAACCGGCATGGGATTTTGTCGCACCGGAGCAGTGGCCCGACGACTGGAACGGTAACGTTGAGATTCAACCCCAAGAACCACAGACTCGCCTGCCGCTTTGGCTCGCGTGGACGCCGTATGTCTTGGTGGCAGCGCTATTAGTAATGACTCGCCTGCCTCAATTGCCGTTGGGACTTTGGCTCAGATCGATCAAGCTACCGAGTGATCCCGAAACGACCGCAGCGATGTTCGGCTCGACGGTCGACATCAAACCCGTCGAGATTCTGTACTTACCTGGTTTTCTATTCATTGTGGTGTGTATCGTCACCGCGTTGCTGCACCGCATGCGTTACCCGGCGATCCGCACGGCGGTGATCAAATCGACCAAGATGGTTTCGGCAGCATCGATCGCCCTACTGTTTGCGGTGCCGATGGTCCAAGTGTTCATTCACAGCGACGGCGGTGCGAGCGGATGGGAATCGATGCCCAAGACACTTGCCACGGGAGTCTCTCAGATCGTCGGTGGCGCGTGGCCGGCGATTGCGCCGACGGTGGGTGGTTTTGGTGCTTTTGTGGCGGGCAGCAACACCATCAGCAACATGATGTTTTCGCTTTTCCAATTCCAAGTTGCCTTGGACATCGGCGTCGATCCACTATGGATCGTGTCGATGCAAGCCGTCGGTGGCGCGGCGGGAAACACGATCTGCGTCCACAACGTCGTCACAGCATGTGCCGTCGTCGGCTTGGTGGGTCGCGAAGGAGACATCATCCGCATCACCGCCCCGGTCTTCCTTTACTACGTCACCGCCGCCGCTCTGATCGGCATCATCGCCCTCGCCATCTAGGCGTGTGCCGATGCTGTGTCCCGGCTTCGGCCTCACCTCTCCCCCTGCGTTTTGCTCCAAATCGCCAGCAAGTCCCCCATCCTGGTGCAGTCTGCTCAAGCTGCCTCATCGAAATACCGATGAACTTCCCCATCGCCGGCAAAAAACGCGTGAACCCAATCAAATGGGCAGATATCTAGTCCTGCAGGGCAAAACCAACACCAACCAGCCCTTGCGGCCCACGCTCAGCAAGCTAAAATCCTGATCACAAAGCACCCCTAGCTCAATTGGATAGAGCATCGGTCTACGGAACCGAAGGTTAGAGGTTCGAATCCTCTGGGGTGTATTTTCATGCCTATCACAAGCCATCGCGTGACCGCTCAGCCCCGAAACACGGGGCTTTTTTTGTGTCTTGATATCTTGGGGTGTCTCGCGCTCCGTTGAGGATGTGCCCACCGGTGTGCCCACGGGACCATCGTGGGCCACCCCCTCTTTGACCGGAATCGGTTCCAAAGCGACTTTGTAGTCGTCCTCGGTCGTTTGCAGATA from Stieleria varia carries:
- a CDS encoding L-lactate permease, translating into MLESLSGLLAFTPILVVGILLVGLRWPAAKAMPLAYLSVVLLGAFVWRIEFAQIAAASLGGLVVTAQLLFIIFGAILLLNTLSESGALAVIRRGFTDISPDRRVQVIIIAWLFGSFIEGSAGFGTPAAVCVPLLVGLGFPAKSAVVSGMLIQCTPVSFGAVGTPILVGVNNGLSGKSIVTQYASQTLGLDPSDLTTILHTIGARVALTHAIVGTLIPLILVCVMTRFFGPQRRLADGLRVWRFALCAAVAMTIPSALIARFLGPEFPSLLGALAGLSIMIPIAKRGWLLPNEPAWDFVAPEQWPDDWNGNVEIQPQEPQTRLPLWLAWTPYVLVAALLVMTRLPQLPLGLWLRSIKLPSDPETTAAMFGSTVDIKPVEILYLPGFLFIVVCIVTALLHRMRYPAIRTAVIKSTKMVSAASIALLFAVPMVQVFIHSDGGASGWESMPKTLATGVSQIVGGAWPAIAPTVGGFGAFVAGSNTISNMMFSLFQFQVALDIGVDPLWIVSMQAVGGAAGNTICVHNVVTACAVVGLVGREGDIIRITAPVFLYYVTAAALIGIIALAI
- a CDS encoding 2-hydroxyacid dehydrogenase codes for the protein MKPKVFLTRQLPPEPMKRLAEQADLTVNPHDRYLTKAEIIDGIRGVDGLLCLLTDTIDGEIMDANPDLKVIANFAVGYNNIDVAAATQRKIPVTNTPGVLTDSTADMAWALLMAAARRVAEGDRFVRTRQWGGWGPLQFMGTEVTGATLGLIGMGRIAQAVAKRAAGFNMPVIYWNRTRLSAADEQRLDVQYRSFDEVLRSSDYVSIHVALCDETRHLIGRRELSLMKPTSTIINTARGPVIDEKALVVALQDGTIQSAGLDVYENEPQLEPELYDMDNVVIAPHLGSATVATRTKMGNMAVENCLAVCNGNRPPNLVNPDIYA
- a CDS encoding histidinol-phosphatase HisJ family protein, which translates into the protein MTSDDPIIESNLIQPCLYETHSHTPLCKHATGMPTEYAAVAFQRGLKGLTITCHNPMPDGFSAHVRMGLDEFDQYVEIIEAAKQQWAGRVDVRMGIEADFFPGYESFLEKQISENAFHYVIGSVHPQVPEYVAKYWLDDPFENQVNYFRRLADAAETGLFDCISHPDLIKNQTAEAWDPQRILPEICRTLDRIAKTGLAMELNTSGVNKRIQEMNPFPAMLSEMLQRGIPVVIGADAHEPGRVGDGYLDAMDLLESVGYQELSFFLDRKRMTVPISVARQSLVAHSQR
- a CDS encoding sulfatase family protein yields the protein MLRVLAFLFAVSNLSGTTISAQDELPATPKRDGVKPRNVVFVLTDDHRYDAMGFMGHPFLETPHLDSLASNGVHLKNAFVTTSLCSPSRASILTGLYTHKHRVIDNNRNVPDGTLFFPQYLQRAGYSTAFIGKWHMGGHHDDPRPGFDHWISFRGQGNYLPPGPNYTLNFNGKRVKQKGYITDELTDYAVEWLQAQQNSDKPFFLYLSHKAVHSNFTPAERHENRYADADLSFLPRGKDISAEKDAPRWVRDQRNSWHGIDFSYHSDKGLDYLYRRYCESLLAVDDSVGRVLDQLKKMGIHDETLVIYMGDNGFMWGEHGLIDKRVSYEASIRVPMMMQCPELYEGGKVVEKVIGNIDIGPTIMHAAGIETPKYMDGRSFLELPNHPEMDWRDYFLYVYYWEKNFPQSPTQFALRGDRFKYITYYGLWDVDELYDLKSDPGEINNLINNAEYQSVAKEMEERLYQMLGDAGGMDIPMNQPAGKSMNLRWREKGGEEAADFPQSIVVDEPTNKQAK
- a CDS encoding efflux transporter outer membrane subunit; translation: MLAIPTKTNASLAGTLLALGALSMVLLGGCMVGPNYHRPATPVSPNWSMSDHVRSQGEPAQLGSWWSHFNDPVLENLIGQSLHQNFTLREAGERIIEARARRDIASGNLFPQSQSLDGVYSKSRLSSVTPNFFAFPGVFQPNLFPDSWTVGLNAAWELDFWGRYRRAVESADASLDATCAAYDEARVLMLAEVAQAYVEIRTLENRMAIAQKNLAVQRRTLELAEKKKQAGLATGLDIAQAETNVGQTEAVLPSLEIARRKANHRLCVLLGRPPADLMDEIGFTGQIPHPPHNLAFGIPADLLRRRPDVRRTERELAAQSARIGIAESEFYPHISLTGNLGFAAEDFGDLISSAGHTAAISPNFSWNLLNYGRIKNNVVAEKAAFRAMCNAYHASVLKATQEAEDAQVAFILSFDRADSLFQSVRGASDAVEKSETLYSEGAIDFGRVYVLQSQVLIQQDQLAIAQGQIASNLIELFRSLGGGWSRGTPTVLMSEVSHAEPIVIDSPPPMDWTPAMSEEI